In a single window of the bacterium genome:
- a CDS encoding T9SS type A sorting domain-containing protein, with product MKRLAVIVGVLASVSFAASAAISGTIYDIVTGKGLSEKVVFAEKIDSLPRDSIIDPMDSLYFSTVTNEKGDYSFTGLPPGMYSVYVNSPNYFSYGFPEVLDINDGIDQSGIDIALNSPDRDTFSVSGEVQLLESFGYPWFGEVMVFSNNGQIIGGIPIFSLDSIPSKPADTVPSIQSYSVESLPPVACKFESFVYGYLPQYFDHVYEADTAALMVRPGTGEIDFLLEMGTPDSFFSGEISGNIRGTRGPLPYASVYAKKGTKLAYGTISDYYGFYYIFGLEPGTYTIYATRPGYYTGQYKNNITVADSPVSDINITLTPKDAVEEPEASLHDDFGLEVFPNPFALNATIRYLLTRHSRVSLKVYDVTGMLVGNLFEGSQPPGKYDFSWNGTDSRGQPLPPGVYFIRLEHNGYSCSKSLVVIR from the coding sequence ATGAAACGCTTGGCGGTGATCGTCGGCGTTCTGGCTTCTGTTTCTTTCGCGGCTTCCGCCGCCATATCCGGGACCATTTACGATATCGTGACAGGCAAGGGCCTCTCCGAAAAAGTGGTCTTTGCTGAAAAAATCGATTCCCTTCCTCGTGACTCAATAATCGACCCCATGGATTCCTTGTATTTCAGCACGGTTACAAACGAAAAAGGCGATTACAGTTTTACCGGGCTTCCTCCCGGAATGTATTCCGTTTATGTAAATTCCCCTAATTACTTTTCTTATGGATTTCCTGAGGTGCTAGATATCAATGACGGCATAGACCAAAGTGGTATAGATATTGCCCTTAATTCCCCTGACAGGGACACTTTCAGCGTTTCGGGCGAGGTTCAGCTTCTTGAATCCTTCGGATATCCCTGGTTCGGAGAAGTTATGGTTTTCTCAAATAATGGTCAGATTATAGGAGGAATACCAATTTTTTCTCTGGATTCAATACCCTCGAAACCTGCAGATACGGTTCCATCCATCCAATCGTATTCCGTGGAGTCTCTTCCTCCTGTGGCATGTAAGTTCGAAAGCTTCGTTTACGGTTATCTTCCGCAGTATTTTGATCACGTATATGAAGCCGATACAGCGGCATTAATGGTAAGGCCTGGAACCGGAGAGATAGATTTCCTGCTCGAAATGGGTACGCCTGACTCCTTCTTTTCCGGAGAGATATCAGGGAATATCCGGGGCACTCGCGGCCCGCTGCCCTACGCATCTGTTTACGCAAAAAAAGGAACCAAGCTGGCTTATGGAACCATAAGCGATTATTACGGTTTTTACTATATTTTCGGCCTTGAACCGGGTACGTACACAATTTACGCCACACGGCCCGGATACTACACCGGACAATACAAAAACAACATCACGGTTGCAGATTCGCCTGTTTCTGACATTAATATAACGCTTACGCCTAAAGATGCAGTCGAAGAACCGGAAGCATCCCTGCATGATGATTTTGGACTCGAGGTCTTCCCTAACCCTTTCGCTTTAAACGCAACAATCCGCTATTTGTTAACCCGCCATAGCCGGGTTTCGCTCAAGGTTTACGACGTCACGGGCATGCTGGTAGGAAACCTCTTTGAAGGTAGCCAGCCGCCCGGTAAATATGATTTCAGCTGGAACGGAACAGATTCAAGAGGCCAACCGCTTCCGCCGGGAGTTTACTTCATAAGACTTGAGCATAATGGTTATTCCTGTTCAAAAAGCCTTGTGGTAATAAGATAA
- a CDS encoding T9SS type A sorting domain-containing protein, which translates to MKKTLILSTLLLSASLFAQTGSISGTITDMVTEQPIEGIKVILSDAYYEYPWDDSIPWDDTIPRDTIWNDTVPMPGTPTDPTEPLCWETLTGSDGSYKFDELPESFYSVYVDVFPEGYDPFDPDDSLDPRDSLIDTIPFKYYPAVYPELIELSDGEEASGIDLALIPWGSDTCSIAGKVTLVDYVEDSNKFWWGWVTVFSKNGQIIGGGFVDPLTWGGDSLDDSIPDGIPGYTYYFVNWLPPVQCYAVAEAWAYTCNFDSLNPGRDEPDYEYYYPQYYDHVYSVEEATLITPLNPILDGIDFDLEKEQGEQQLLAAASGSISGQILGGKGEIAYTTVYAKKDGKIITGKLNKDGTYTLNVGPGTYDVYASRPGYKTGKYAGKVTVADKPVTGINISMVYVAGINEPTPGNISPKLLIQANTVSRGAPSAISFSLPESGKVSVKIYDANGALVRTLEQRSGQAGVHSLNWDWRDASGSPLASGVYFCRVEQNGKCASKSLVLIK; encoded by the coding sequence ATGAAAAAAACACTAATACTCTCAACGCTTCTGCTTTCGGCGAGTCTGTTTGCACAGACCGGTTCCATCTCGGGTACGATAACCGACATGGTCACCGAGCAGCCGATTGAGGGAATAAAAGTCATACTGTCGGATGCTTATTATGAATACCCCTGGGACGATTCCATACCATGGGACGACACGATACCCAGAGATACAATCTGGAACGATACTGTACCTATGCCAGGTACGCCAACGGATCCAACAGAACCGCTTTGCTGGGAAACCCTGACCGGCTCGGACGGTTCCTATAAATTCGATGAATTACCTGAAAGTTTTTATTCCGTTTACGTAGATGTTTTTCCCGAAGGATATGACCCTTTCGATCCTGACGATTCTCTTGATCCGAGGGATAGTTTGATAGACACCATTCCTTTCAAATACTATCCTGCGGTGTACCCCGAGTTGATAGAGCTTAGCGACGGAGAGGAAGCAAGCGGCATCGACCTCGCGCTTATTCCCTGGGGTTCGGATACGTGTTCTATTGCCGGAAAGGTTACCCTTGTCGATTATGTCGAGGATTCAAATAAGTTCTGGTGGGGCTGGGTTACCGTTTTTTCCAAAAACGGACAAATAATCGGCGGAGGATTCGTTGATCCCTTAACGTGGGGAGGAGATAGTCTGGATGACAGCATACCCGACGGAATTCCGGGGTATACCTACTACTTTGTCAACTGGCTTCCCCCCGTCCAATGCTATGCAGTAGCCGAAGCGTGGGCGTATACATGCAATTTTGATTCACTTAACCCCGGAAGAGACGAACCCGATTACGAATACTACTACCCTCAGTACTACGATCACGTCTACAGTGTAGAGGAAGCAACCCTTATTACGCCACTGAATCCTATACTTGACGGAATAGATTTCGACCTGGAGAAGGAACAGGGTGAACAGCAGCTTCTTGCAGCTGCATCAGGCAGCATCTCGGGACAGATACTCGGCGGTAAAGGCGAGATAGCCTATACAACCGTCTATGCAAAGAAGGATGGAAAAATCATAACCGGCAAGCTCAATAAAGATGGAACTTACACCCTCAATGTCGGACCCGGAACCTACGATGTATACGCATCCCGTCCCGGATACAAGACAGGCAAGTACGCAGGAAAGGTAACGGTTGCAGACAAGCCTGTTACTGGAATCAACATTTCGATGGTTTACGTTGCGGGAATTAATGAACCTACACCCGGTAACATCTCTCCCAAGCTTCTCATTCAGGCAAATACCGTATCTCGAGGCGCGCCTTCGGCTATAAGCTTCAGCTTGCCCGAATCAGGCAAGGTGTCGGTCAAGATATACGACGCCAACGGCGCTCTGGTTCGCACGCTTGAGCAACGCTCAGGCCAGGCAGGCGTTCACAGCCTTAACTGGGACTGGCGCGACGCTTCTGGAAGCCCGCTTGCAAGCGGCGTTTACTTCTGCCGAGTAGAGCAGAACGGCAAGTGCGCGAGCAAATCACTTGTACTAATCAAATAA